Proteins from one Cellulosilyticum lentocellum DSM 5427 genomic window:
- a CDS encoding amino acid ABC transporter ATP-binding protein, giving the protein MEKVIEIKHLNKSFGAHEVLKDIDFSVNKGEVVCIIGSSGSGKSTLLRCVNLLEKPSGGEIIYNGENILDDKHDVYAYRTKLGMVFQQFNLFNNHDVLSNCTVGQMKVLKRSKEEAEKIAMKYLKIVGMDQYIHAKPKQLSGGQKQRVAIARALSMEPDVMLFDEPTSALDPEMVGEVLKVMKELADSGLTMLVVTHEMGFAKEVSDRVVFMDKGVIAEEGRPEDIFNAPKEQRTKEFLKRVLEA; this is encoded by the coding sequence ATGGAAAAAGTAATAGAAATTAAACATTTGAACAAATCCTTCGGTGCTCACGAAGTATTAAAAGATATTGATTTCTCTGTTAATAAAGGAGAAGTAGTATGTATTATCGGTTCTTCAGGTTCAGGTAAATCTACTTTACTTCGCTGTGTGAACTTACTTGAAAAGCCAAGTGGTGGCGAAATTATTTATAATGGAGAGAACATCTTAGATGATAAGCATGATGTTTATGCTTATCGTACGAAATTAGGGATGGTATTTCAGCAGTTTAATTTATTTAATAATCATGATGTACTAAGTAACTGTACTGTAGGACAAATGAAAGTGTTAAAACGTAGCAAAGAAGAAGCAGAAAAGATTGCCATGAAGTATTTAAAAATAGTAGGAATGGATCAATATATTCATGCAAAGCCAAAGCAGCTTTCTGGTGGACAAAAGCAACGTGTAGCTATTGCTAGGGCACTTTCTATGGAGCCAGATGTGATGCTTTTTGACGAACCAACCTCAGCACTTGATCCGGAAATGGTTGGAGAAGTACTAAAGGTTATGAAGGAATTAGCAGATAGCGGCTTAACTATGTTAGTGGTTACCCATGAAATGGGCTTTGCCAAAGAAGTATCGGATAGAGTTGTTTTCATGGATAAAGGCGTTATAGCTGAAGAAGGCAGACCAGAAGATATCTTTAATGCACCAAAGGAACAAAGAACCAAAGAATTCCTAAAGAGAGTCCTTGAAGCTTAA
- a CDS encoding methyl-accepting chemotaxis protein: protein MARKLKQTSVVSKLTKRLWYIAGLSFSIALVAMYLVGTARIENLTIKSTIKMVEDNARLLEGRLDKYFMLVDTISADERLCDPEGGFDEKENVLRGYVDLYGEKYGVKSIGYIDLEGQLTSTDGFENNISDRDYFKDLMQDKKYISSPSYNINTGQQIIFMGASLKQGTQVVGAITCTFDGKFLSDMIQDLEYLQEGKSYVLDKQGTVIASNNSSEVAERYNVIKELEQDPTLTHLEDIAKVHQKMIEGGEGAELINDGMNKYIVYHDIPYSQGWSLAFEVKRKDIISEVAAIATVNALSCSIAMILLCIGMVITAKPLGKRLNYLKDEIDKMAQGDFTIKLNTEDEKTRDEITLMEEALQKSIDATRKTLTAVEHNATVLMGQAKGLEGVSHEIYEGANNIATSMTNTATENTNQSIEITNMNQQMDEFVANLDDMENNIEEVIYVTLEAENEIKESQEQVRDLVTSVDTFNQSFNQFGNMIGNMNKKISSINGITAAITQISEQTNLLALNAAIEAARAGEAGRGFSVVAEEIRKLAEQSQESVREISRIIEAVLNEGEHLTSSSDEINVKMQVQKENIDRAVVTFEHMAGAMKSILPKTEAMAAVSVANKRQKDSIKASIEKVAHASQELAAASQEVAATAEEFNQSSESIRDVAKAVHQLTVELTEQMEQFKVK from the coding sequence ATGGCAAGAAAACTTAAGCAGACAAGTGTAGTAAGTAAATTAACCAAGAGATTATGGTACATAGCAGGACTTAGTTTTAGTATAGCACTTGTTGCTATGTATCTAGTAGGGACTGCACGTATAGAAAATCTTACAATCAAGAGCACTATTAAGATGGTAGAAGATAATGCTAGGTTATTAGAAGGAAGATTAGATAAATACTTTATGTTAGTGGATACTATTTCAGCAGATGAACGCTTATGTGATCCAGAGGGTGGATTTGATGAAAAAGAAAATGTACTTAGAGGCTATGTAGATTTATATGGAGAGAAATATGGAGTCAAATCTATTGGATATATTGATTTGGAGGGACAATTAACTTCAACCGATGGATTTGAGAATAATATATCTGATAGAGATTATTTTAAGGATTTAATGCAAGATAAGAAGTATATAAGTAGTCCGAGTTATAATATAAACACTGGACAACAAATTATATTTATGGGGGCGTCGCTCAAACAAGGTACGCAGGTCGTAGGAGCTATTACATGTACCTTTGATGGTAAATTCCTCTCGGATATGATTCAGGATTTAGAATATCTACAGGAAGGTAAATCCTATGTGCTTGATAAACAAGGCACAGTAATTGCCTCTAATAATTCATCAGAGGTAGCCGAGAGATACAATGTTATCAAGGAATTAGAACAAGACCCTACACTTACTCACTTAGAAGATATTGCTAAGGTCCATCAAAAAATGATTGAAGGTGGAGAGGGGGCTGAATTGATTAATGATGGTATGAATAAATATATCGTCTATCATGATATACCTTATTCCCAAGGGTGGAGCCTTGCTTTTGAGGTGAAAAGAAAAGATATCATTAGTGAGGTCGCTGCAATAGCAACAGTTAATGCTTTATCATGTAGTATAGCAATGATCTTATTATGTATAGGGATGGTTATAACTGCAAAGCCATTAGGAAAAAGACTGAATTATCTTAAGGACGAAATTGATAAAATGGCTCAAGGTGATTTCACTATTAAACTTAATACAGAGGATGAAAAGACTAGGGATGAAATAACTCTTATGGAAGAGGCACTACAAAAGAGCATAGATGCCACAAGAAAGACACTAACTGCAGTTGAACATAATGCAACCGTATTAATGGGACAAGCGAAAGGCTTAGAAGGAGTATCACATGAAATCTATGAGGGTGCTAATAATATTGCAACCTCTATGACAAATACCGCGACAGAAAATACAAATCAATCTATAGAAATTACCAATATGAATCAGCAGATGGATGAATTTGTTGCTAACTTAGACGATATGGAAAACAACATCGAAGAGGTTATATATGTTACTTTAGAAGCAGAAAACGAGATTAAAGAGAGTCAGGAGCAAGTAAGAGACTTGGTTACTTCAGTAGATACCTTCAATCAATCCTTTAACCAGTTTGGAAATATGATTGGGAACATGAACAAGAAAATTTCTTCTATTAATGGGATTACTGCAGCCATTACACAAATTTCAGAACAGACGAATTTATTGGCCCTTAATGCAGCTATTGAGGCAGCTAGAGCTGGGGAAGCAGGAAGAGGCTTTAGTGTGGTAGCAGAAGAGATTAGAAAATTAGCTGAACAAAGTCAAGAGTCAGTGCGTGAAATTAGTAGGATTATTGAGGCAGTTTTAAATGAAGGGGAACATTTAACAAGTTCTAGTGATGAAATCAATGTGAAGATGCAAGTGCAAAAAGAAAATATTGATAGAGCGGTAGTGACTTTTGAACATATGGCAGGCGCAATGAAAAGTATCCTACCCAAAACAGAGGCTATGGCAGCTGTTTCAGTTGCTAATAAACGTCAAAAGGACAGCATTAAAGCAAGTATAGAAAAAGTGGCCCATGCCTCTCAAGAATTAGCGGCAGCCTCACAGGAAGTAGCTGCTACAGCAGAAGAATTTAATCAATCTAGTGAAAGTATTCGAGATGTTGCCAAAGCCGTTCATCAATTGACTGTGGAATTAACAGAGCAAATGGAACAGTTTAAAGTAAAATAA
- a CDS encoding copper amine oxidase N-terminal domain-containing protein, whose protein sequence is MKGINKKRIAKSFSAVVASLLIVGTPQMNELMAASKISVTYNNQELMLSNEPKVINQSVMLPLRDLSEQLGYKVEWEQATGKIEIVDGAYKVVLQVGSKVAEVNGKVVTIDVAPQTINGVTYIPLRFVSEALEMGVQWSKENKVALEGKYTVDEANKKLMVRTASGKKVVGDINTYDENVVAGKNVTLKRTSAGSEMVCVTCIIQGALTQTASTTFYIKDGKVIDKLVEKPSIQAEAGILYKNNEVAISTGTEFKIYDDLTGTLVKTYNLKEKLDGEGFVPISYSNNYIVGRYQNTIHVIDLVNGKITRILDFIPEGTEKEKEAKYYVYTFDMPLTSQDNINLVWETEEALVFKYHDNVEDKDKTITYMIGK, encoded by the coding sequence ATGAAGGGGATTAATAAAAAAAGAATAGCAAAGAGTTTTAGCGCGGTAGTAGCAAGTCTACTAATAGTAGGTACACCACAGATGAATGAGCTTATGGCAGCAAGCAAGATAAGTGTTACCTATAATAATCAGGAGTTAATGCTAAGTAATGAACCGAAGGTGATTAATCAAAGTGTGATGCTTCCACTACGAGACCTATCAGAGCAATTAGGGTATAAGGTGGAATGGGAGCAAGCAACAGGTAAGATTGAGATTGTAGATGGAGCTTATAAGGTTGTATTGCAGGTGGGGAGTAAAGTAGCAGAGGTTAATGGCAAAGTAGTAACCATAGATGTAGCGCCTCAAACCATCAATGGTGTGACTTATATACCACTTCGCTTTGTGAGTGAGGCTCTGGAAATGGGTGTTCAGTGGAGTAAAGAAAACAAGGTGGCATTAGAAGGAAAATATACAGTTGATGAGGCGAACAAAAAGTTAATGGTAAGAACTGCCAGTGGGAAAAAGGTAGTGGGAGATATTAATACTTATGATGAGAACGTAGTAGCTGGGAAGAATGTAACTTTAAAAAGAACTAGTGCAGGGAGCGAAATGGTTTGTGTGACCTGTATTATACAAGGAGCACTCACTCAGACAGCTAGTACGACTTTTTATATAAAAGACGGTAAGGTCATTGACAAGCTAGTAGAAAAGCCAAGTATTCAAGCTGAAGCTGGCATACTCTACAAAAATAATGAAGTGGCTATTAGTACAGGAACTGAATTTAAAATATATGATGATTTAACAGGGACTTTAGTTAAAACTTATAATCTAAAAGAAAAATTAGATGGAGAAGGTTTTGTTCCAATTAGCTATAGTAATAACTATATAGTAGGTAGATATCAAAATACCATTCATGTCATTGATTTAGTAAATGGTAAGATTACCAGGATATTGGATTTTATTCCTGAAGGAACAGAAAAAGAAAAAGAAGCCAAATACTATGTCTATACGTTTGATATGCCATTAACGTCTCAAGATAATATTAATTTGGTATGGGAGACTGAAGAAGCACTAGTGTTTAAATATCATGATAATGTAGAAGATAAAGATAAGACCATTACTTACATGATTGGAAAGTAA
- a CDS encoding S66 family peptidase → MPLLKTGDTVALVGCSNGLSLEMQGAVEKLRSLLEGWGLEVLSSSYIYAQKDVFAASGKDRAVALMNFYQNESVKAIFDISGGDIANQVLPFLDFERIKKANKPYFGYSDLTTVIDSIYTKTGVSSYLYQVRFLIGEYAKVQQEAFYKTFFEEQEDLFQFDYHFIRGENLEGIIIGGNIRCLLKLAGTPYFPDFKDKILFLEGMSGKPAQITTFLNQYKQMGILDEVKGILLGSFLEMEEKALSPTVEELLLELIGDRDIPIAKTMQIGHGKDSKCLRIGERISL, encoded by the coding sequence ATGCCGTTATTAAAAACAGGTGACACAGTAGCATTAGTAGGTTGTTCTAATGGCCTTAGCTTGGAGATGCAGGGAGCAGTAGAAAAACTCAGAAGTTTATTAGAAGGCTGGGGCTTAGAAGTATTAAGTAGCTCATATATTTATGCCCAAAAGGATGTTTTTGCGGCAAGTGGAAAAGATAGAGCAGTGGCATTAATGAACTTTTATCAAAACGAAAGTGTAAAAGCTATCTTCGATATTTCGGGAGGAGATATTGCCAATCAGGTATTACCTTTTTTAGATTTTGAGAGGATAAAAAAGGCCAATAAGCCTTACTTTGGTTATAGTGATTTAACGACGGTCATTGATAGTATTTATACTAAGACTGGAGTAAGCTCCTATTTATATCAAGTGAGATTTCTGATAGGAGAGTATGCAAAGGTTCAGCAAGAAGCCTTTTATAAAACCTTCTTTGAGGAGCAAGAGGATTTGTTTCAATTTGATTATCACTTTATAAGAGGTGAAAATTTAGAGGGCATTATTATAGGTGGTAATATTAGATGCCTGTTAAAATTAGCAGGTACCCCTTATTTTCCTGATTTTAAGGATAAGATTCTCTTTTTAGAAGGGATGAGTGGCAAACCTGCTCAAATAACTACCTTTTTAAATCAGTATAAGCAGATGGGTATATTAGATGAAGTAAAAGGGATTTTACTAGGCAGCTTCTTAGAAATGGAAGAAAAAGCTTTAAGCCCGACTGTAGAAGAACTGCTGCTAGAATTAATAGGGGATAGAGATATCCCTATTGCTAAAACAATGCAAATAGGACATGGCAAAGATAGTAAATGCCTACGCATAGGTGAAAGGATTTCCTTATAA
- the rsmA gene encoding 16S rRNA (adenine(1518)-N(6)/adenine(1519)-N(6))-dimethyltransferase RsmA — protein sequence MRKIATVEGTRAIISKYPFAFQKKFGQNFLIDPQVLDKIIDAAEITKEDCVIEIGPGIGCVTQALLEKAGKVISIEIDNQLIPILEEQFGAEPHFKLIHNDVLKVDLAALIAEESPNRRIKVVANLPYYITTPIIMALLEDELPIESITVMVQKEVADRLSSKPGTKQYGAIAVSVNYFSTPELVVDVPRNCFMPSPNVDSAVIKLNVHEEPLVKTNNVKQMFRIIKAAFLLRRKTLLNTLAAHGDLGIDKERLKELLDESGIGAQTRGETLSIEEFARLSDYIDEHR from the coding sequence ATGCGAAAGATAGCAACAGTAGAAGGCACTAGGGCGATTATTAGTAAATACCCTTTTGCTTTTCAAAAGAAATTCGGACAAAACTTTTTAATAGATCCACAAGTACTTGATAAAATTATTGATGCAGCAGAGATTACTAAGGAAGATTGCGTTATTGAAATCGGACCAGGTATTGGCTGTGTAACTCAAGCCTTATTAGAAAAAGCAGGTAAAGTTATTTCTATCGAAATCGATAATCAGCTGATTCCTATTTTAGAAGAACAGTTTGGGGCAGAACCTCATTTTAAGCTTATCCATAATGACGTTTTAAAAGTAGACCTTGCAGCGCTTATTGCAGAAGAATCACCTAATAGAAGAATAAAAGTAGTAGCAAACTTACCTTACTACATTACAACACCTATTATTATGGCTTTATTAGAAGATGAACTACCTATCGAAAGTATCACTGTTATGGTGCAAAAAGAAGTGGCAGATCGTCTTTCTTCTAAGCCAGGAACTAAGCAATATGGCGCCATTGCTGTATCTGTTAACTATTTCTCAACCCCAGAGTTAGTAGTAGATGTACCAAGAAACTGCTTTATGCCTAGTCCTAATGTAGATTCAGCAGTTATTAAGCTTAACGTACATGAAGAGCCACTTGTCAAAACAAATAATGTGAAGCAAATGTTTCGCATCATTAAAGCAGCTTTCTTACTTAGAAGAAAAACACTGCTTAATACCTTAGCAGCTCACGGTGACTTAGGCATAGATAAAGAAAGGCTTAAAGAGCTTTTAGACGAAAGTGGTATAGGCGCTCAAACAAGAGGAGAAACCCTATCCATTGAAGAGTTTGCAAGACTTTCAGATTATATTGATGAACATCGTTAG
- a CDS encoding sugar O-acetyltransferase encodes MNNQERRDLELPYIADAEVFEEMKVARRHMQIYNTTDRSDFETLTKLVRGFLGKSGNNVFINPPFYFDYGKHIEVGDNFFANYNCTILDVAKVKIGNNVMFAPNVAIYTAGHPLHPEARNSGYEYGISVTIGDNVWLGGNVVVTPGIKIGNNVVIGAGSVVTKDIPDNVVAAGNPCKVIREITEEDKKYYYKDRVFDEESWTKING; translated from the coding sequence ATGAATAATCAAGAGAGAAGGGACCTAGAATTACCTTATATTGCAGATGCTGAGGTTTTTGAGGAGATGAAAGTAGCTAGAAGGCATATGCAGATTTATAATACAACTGATAGATCAGATTTTGAGACGCTTACTAAATTGGTTAGAGGTTTTTTGGGAAAAAGCGGCAACAATGTATTTATTAATCCACCGTTTTACTTTGACTATGGTAAGCATATTGAAGTAGGTGACAACTTCTTTGCTAACTATAATTGTACTATCTTAGATGTAGCAAAAGTAAAGATAGGGAATAATGTAATGTTTGCCCCTAATGTGGCAATTTACACTGCAGGGCATCCACTTCATCCAGAGGCAAGAAATTCAGGCTATGAGTACGGTATCTCAGTGACCATAGGAGACAATGTATGGCTAGGAGGAAATGTAGTAGTTACTCCAGGCATAAAAATAGGTAACAATGTGGTGATAGGTGCAGGAAGTGTGGTGACGAAAGATATTCCAGATAACGTAGTAGCGGCAGGAAATCCTTGCAAGGTGATAAGGGAAATTACAGAAGAAGATAAGAAATATTACTATAAAGATAGAGTATTTGACGAAGAATCTTGGACGAAGATCAACGGCTAA
- a CDS encoding phage tail protein, which produces MDYLLGEITLFPYTFTPMGWMSCEGQILNIAQNQALYSLIGNTYGGNAAQGTFALPNLKGAEPLPNMKYYIATEGIYPQRQ; this is translated from the coding sequence ATGGATTATTTATTAGGAGAAATTACACTGTTTCCCTATACCTTTACACCAATGGGTTGGATGTCTTGTGAAGGGCAAATCTTAAACATTGCACAAAATCAGGCTTTATATTCATTAATTGGAAATACATATGGTGGGAATGCAGCGCAGGGGACATTTGCATTACCAAACTTGAAAGGTGCAGAGCCATTGCCAAACATGAAGTACTATATTGCAACAGAAGGGATTTATCCACAAAGACAGTAA
- a CDS encoding cadherin-like beta sandwich domain-containing protein, whose translation MADPNIALNKAAGASGYVLPYSSSRAVNGTLQPTSRWLCNTVPADMTVDLGATFVITAWTVRHMGTAGWANPDYNMCDYSLQGSNNNVNWVTIDSVVNNTAAITSRSIVGAYRYVKLNVTKGLRVNPQYASLMELEINGHPPNANLSSLAISSSSLTPTFNPTILAYTTAKVPYSTSSITVSAAAADPTSTIIVNGTVMTGGQSTVNLNVGANTINVLVNALDGVTTKNYTIIVEREQGAILSNLVISSGALNPIFSSNHLNYTTQNVVYDIKSVTVTPTTNIAGCAIKVNGNTATSNQPSTVNLNVGSNTINIAVTNGAASQTYTITVVRENSLYLDRVNLAYTGNRYTYSEVTYMNQTTLSYTVAVNSKANSVVITPIAEDNGASVTITSNGSSQTVASGVAFSAISLPNAVNTISLVVSKSGAIGTKNYTLSINRV comes from the coding sequence ATGGCAGATCCTAATATTGCTTTAAATAAAGCTGCTGGAGCAAGTGGTTACGTATTACCTTATTCGTCTTCAAGAGCTGTTAACGGCACATTACAACCTACAAGCAGATGGCTGTGTAATACCGTTCCAGCTGATATGACTGTTGATTTGGGTGCCACATTTGTTATTACAGCATGGACTGTAAGACACATGGGGACGGCAGGTTGGGCAAATCCTGATTATAATATGTGTGATTATTCACTTCAGGGAAGTAATAATAATGTAAACTGGGTAACGATAGACTCTGTTGTGAATAATACAGCAGCTATCACTTCAAGAAGCATAGTGGGTGCTTATAGATATGTAAAGCTAAATGTAACCAAAGGTCTAAGAGTAAATCCTCAATATGCCTCACTTATGGAGCTTGAAATTAATGGACATCCACCTAATGCAAACCTGTCATCATTAGCTATTAGCAGCAGTTCACTGACACCCACATTTAATCCAACTATTTTAGCGTATACCACTGCAAAGGTTCCCTATAGTACATCAAGTATTACTGTTTCTGCAGCGGCAGCAGATCCTACATCCACTATAATAGTGAATGGTACAGTAATGACAGGCGGACAGAGTACAGTCAATCTAAATGTTGGAGCCAATACCATAAACGTATTGGTAAATGCTTTAGATGGTGTAACTACCAAGAATTATACTATTATAGTAGAAAGAGAACAGGGTGCTATCTTAAGTAATCTAGTAATCAGTAGCGGAGCACTTAATCCAATCTTCTCAAGCAATCATTTAAATTATACGACCCAAAATGTGGTTTATGATATCAAGAGTGTCACAGTGACACCTACTACAAATATTGCAGGCTGCGCAATAAAGGTAAATGGAAATACTGCAACTAGCAATCAGCCTTCAACGGTCAATCTGAATGTAGGTAGCAATACGATAAATATTGCTGTCACAAATGGTGCTGCTTCACAAACGTATACCATAACAGTGGTAAGAGAGAACAGTCTGTATTTAGATAGGGTTAATTTAGCCTATACTGGAAATAGATATACATATAGTGAGGTTACTTACATGAATCAAACAACATTGAGCTATACCGTAGCAGTTAATTCAAAAGCTAATAGCGTTGTGATTACGCCAATTGCTGAAGATAATGGAGCATCAGTTACAATAACTAGTAATGGTAGTAGTCAAACTGTAGCAAGTGGTGTGGCTTTCTCTGCTATTTCTTTGCCAAATGCAGTTAACACCATTTCATTGGTAGTTTCAAAATCAGGAGCTATAGGGACTAAAAATTATACACTAAGTATAAATAGGGTTTAA